In the genome of Limnobaculum zhutongyuii, one region contains:
- a CDS encoding autotransporter outer membrane beta-barrel domain-containing protein, which yields MKKPWKKVMPVVLGSSLLGVPLMAEARELTDETYTTWINQIDSGNHTVSHGDVTLDASGYTGTYNNQRSVISTLNGAVNIDISEGNTLTIKGYNYNSADYYSALHAYKRGNLSGTMTFTGGNVVVSNHATSTNSFSSYGMYGRAGGIFDFKSDGDNKINLTVYVPVSGKSTNRTGIYLNDSAFNFDGENLTVNIDGVPAPNLYNSETRTGININDSAFNFNGKNLTVSINGNPTPNPYSSESRTGISAYDSDFTFNGEDFTVSMDSNLGTGGRRTGLNINKSEFNLNGKNFTVRIDGNPESGMLENQIGLRVYGGSNVDINAEQILIESDGYALRMGNYASYDAINSAKFEADTLIFRSRGGIHVGNHAYALGIYDGIRNTLEFTGHTLIESIARGGEDDTYRLNSNGQALSLVGTDVTFNSHRGVTVYGENLTPQGLIPEIVGDLAPLEPQPYWLRTVSLIKDTEFKANTDFSITSNGGYYNTALYISESQAQFNGKTSISVKNGIDTARGMYLHGGVYGRPTKAVFNDDLSISLADTQADFISGIEADAGGKVDVKKGLFINDNSDIYWSLYSSGVDDQGVGSQIDVNSTGTGTVRVVGDIGAYDNGVLQMTLNNQHSYLTASSYTWDNSGTVNLDISNQAVWNMTGNSSVTSLSLAQQGRVNILSPDNNGSFKTLKVEGDYIGGGSLTINTALGGDDSETDKMMVEGNTSGVTDLYVNNYNGSGAYTINGIEVINVAGESDGVFQLASGHRVVAGAHEYHVAKLGKNWYLTNTLSPQPPDPTPEPTPEPEPTPEPTPEPTPTPEPEEGGENIRVIRPETGAYIANLAAANAMFTTRLHDRLGETQYTDVLTGENKVTSLWLRQEGGHNRSKTQSSQSKTQTNRYVVQIGGDIAQWSSDGLDRLHLGVMAGYGYASGNTDAKYTAYRAKSRVDGYALGLYGTWYANQADKSGLYVDSWVQYAWFDNSVKGDGLAEEKYDSKGWLASVETGYSFKLGEAERASYWLQPKAQLTWMGVYADKHYETNGTKVTGNGDNLSTRLGLRAYAQGHSALDDNTGRVFQPFVEANWLYNSKNFGVTMNDTSDYQAGTRNIGELKVGVEGHLNKNLNLWGNVAQQIGDKGYSDTQATIGIKYSF from the coding sequence ATGAAAAAACCATGGAAAAAAGTGATGCCGGTAGTATTAGGGAGTAGCCTTTTGGGTGTTCCCTTAATGGCTGAAGCAAGAGAATTGACTGATGAAACTTATACTACCTGGATTAATCAAATTGATTCTGGTAATCACACCGTTAGTCATGGTGATGTGACGCTCGATGCCAGTGGATATACCGGAACTTATAATAATCAAAGATCGGTTATCAGTACGCTTAATGGGGCAGTGAATATCGATATCAGCGAGGGTAACACCTTAACGATAAAAGGTTATAACTATAATTCGGCAGACTATTATTCAGCACTGCACGCTTATAAAAGAGGCAATTTAAGCGGAACAATGACGTTTACTGGCGGTAACGTTGTTGTCAGTAATCATGCGACCAGTACTAACTCATTTAGTAGTTATGGAATGTATGGTCGTGCCGGTGGGATATTCGATTTTAAAAGCGACGGTGATAATAAAATCAATTTGACCGTTTATGTACCGGTATCTGGCAAGTCTACCAATCGGACTGGTATCTATCTTAATGATAGTGCATTCAATTTTGATGGGGAAAATCTTACCGTCAATATTGATGGTGTCCCTGCTCCTAATCTTTATAACAGTGAGACCCGCACGGGTATCAATATTAATGATAGCGCATTCAATTTTAATGGAAAAAATCTTACCGTCAGTATTAATGGTAACCCTACGCCTAATCCTTATAGCAGTGAGAGCCGAACGGGTATCAGTGCTTATGATAGTGACTTTACGTTTAATGGCGAAGATTTTACTGTCAGCATGGATAGTAATCTTGGAACAGGTGGACGTCGGACGGGCTTAAATATTAATAAGAGTGAGTTTAACCTTAACGGGAAAAACTTTACTGTCAGAATTGATGGTAATCCTGAGAGTGGCATGCTTGAGAACCAGATAGGGTTGAGAGTATACGGCGGAAGCAATGTCGATATTAATGCCGAACAAATTTTAATTGAGTCTGATGGCTATGCATTACGGATGGGAAACTACGCCTCTTATGATGCGATTAATTCGGCGAAATTTGAAGCCGATACCCTTATTTTTAGAAGCCGGGGTGGGATCCATGTTGGAAACCATGCCTATGCGTTAGGCATTTATGATGGTATTCGAAATACGCTCGAGTTTACGGGGCATACGCTAATTGAATCAATCGCCCGGGGTGGCGAGGATGATACTTATCGACTGAATAGTAATGGTCAGGCACTGAGTCTGGTGGGAACGGATGTCACCTTTAACAGTCATCGTGGCGTGACGGTTTATGGCGAAAACCTTACGCCCCAAGGACTCATTCCTGAAATAGTTGGAGATTTAGCGCCACTAGAACCCCAACCCTACTGGTTGCGAACCGTTTCTCTGATTAAAGATACCGAGTTTAAGGCTAATACAGATTTCTCCATAACCAGTAACGGTGGTTATTATAATACGGCGTTATATATATCAGAGAGTCAGGCGCAATTTAATGGCAAAACCAGTATTTCAGTGAAGAATGGCATAGATACTGCGAGGGGAATGTATCTCCATGGTGGTGTGTATGGTCGGCCGACTAAGGCGGTATTTAATGACGATTTGTCTATTTCACTGGCCGATACGCAGGCTGACTTTATCTCCGGAATAGAGGCGGACGCTGGCGGTAAAGTCGATGTAAAAAAAGGTCTGTTTATCAATGATAATAGTGACATCTACTGGTCACTTTATTCCAGTGGCGTGGATGATCAGGGGGTGGGAAGCCAGATTGACGTAAATAGCACCGGGACTGGTACGGTTCGGGTCGTGGGTGATATTGGCGCTTATGATAATGGTGTGCTTCAGATGACGTTAAATAATCAACACTCATATCTGACAGCATCCAGCTATACCTGGGACAATAGCGGTACTGTTAATCTGGATATTTCTAATCAGGCGGTCTGGAACATGACCGGAAACTCCAGCGTAACCAGTCTTTCTTTAGCGCAGCAAGGGCGCGTCAATATCTTGTCTCCGGATAATAACGGTTCGTTTAAAACCCTAAAGGTTGAGGGCGATTATATTGGTGGCGGTTCCCTGACTATTAACACTGCGCTAGGCGGTGATGATTCTGAAACTGATAAAATGATGGTAGAGGGTAACACCTCTGGCGTTACCGATCTGTACGTTAATAACTACAACGGCAGCGGTGCATATACAATCAATGGTATTGAAGTGATTAACGTTGCCGGTGAGTCAGACGGCGTCTTTCAGTTAGCGTCTGGCCACCGGGTAGTGGCAGGCGCCCATGAATATCATGTGGCTAAATTGGGTAAGAACTGGTATTTGACCAATACCCTTTCACCACAGCCACCCGATCCGACCCCGGAACCCACACCTGAGCCTGAACCAACCCCAGAGCCGACGCCTGAGCCAACACCGACTCCGGAACCTGAAGAGGGCGGTGAGAACATCAGAGTGATTCGCCCTGAAACCGGTGCCTATATTGCCAACCTGGCAGCAGCAAACGCCATGTTTACCACTCGCCTGCACGATCGTTTAGGTGAAACGCAGTATACCGACGTCTTAACCGGTGAAAACAAAGTCACCAGCCTGTGGCTGCGTCAGGAAGGAGGGCATAACCGTAGCAAAACTCAGTCGAGCCAAAGCAAAACCCAAACCAACCGCTATGTGGTGCAAATCGGTGGTGATATTGCTCAATGGAGCAGCGATGGTCTCGACCGTCTGCATTTAGGTGTTATGGCAGGTTACGGCTATGCCAGTGGTAATACGGATGCCAAATACACCGCTTACCGGGCAAAAAGTCGGGTAGATGGTTATGCGCTGGGTTTATACGGTACTTGGTACGCCAATCAGGCTGATAAGTCCGGACTGTATGTTGATAGCTGGGTTCAGTACGCCTGGTTTGATAACAGCGTGAAGGGCGATGGTCTGGCGGAAGAGAAGTATGACTCAAAAGGCTGGTTAGCCTCGGTGGAAACCGGTTACAGCTTTAAACTGGGTGAAGCTGAGCGTGCCAGCTACTGGTTACAGCCTAAAGCGCAGCTGACCTGGATGGGGGTGTATGCGGATAAGCATTATGAAACCAACGGCACCAAAGTCACCGGCAATGGCGATAACTTATCCACCCGCTTAGGCTTACGGGCTTATGCTCAGGGGCACAGCGCACTGGACGATAACACCGGTCGGGTATTCCAGCCGTTTGTGGAAGCTAACTGGCTGTACAACAGTAAAAACTTTGGCGTCACCATGAACGATACCTCTGACTATCAGGCCGGTACCCGCAATATCGGTGAGTTGAAGGTGGGTGTTGAAGGGCACTTAAACAAAAACCTGAATCTGTGGGGCAACGTTGCTCAGCAGATTGGTGATAAAGGCTATAGTGATACTCAGGCAACCATTGGGATTAAGTATAGTTTTTAG
- a CDS encoding IS1 family transposase: MFKRRIYCRYCSHSNAIKKHGTAPSGYQRYLCGHCQKTFQENYIYQAYKKADEVVVKEAQRSLSNEFITQEVSTS; the protein is encoded by the coding sequence ATGTTCAAAAGAAGGATTTATTGTCGATATTGCTCCCACTCAAATGCGATTAAAAAGCACGGTACGGCACCTTCAGGCTATCAGCGCTATTTGTGTGGTCATTGCCAGAAGACATTTCAGGAAAACTATATTTATCAGGCTTATAAAAAAGCTGATGAAGTCGTAGTAAAAGAAGCCCAAAGGAGTTTGAGTAATGAGTTTATTACTCAGGAGGTTAGTACTAGCTAA
- a CDS encoding autotransporter outer membrane beta-barrel domain-containing protein yields MRKQWKKVMPVVLGSSFLYSPMTQAAELTDQFYTSSISSITSGNHTVNNGDVTLDASGYTGAFAYQRAIINTMNGAVNIGIGQGNTLTIKGFNNNSSQQNSTLYAYKRAPTLSGTMTFTGGNIVVSNEVTNSYANVYGLFADNEGQFSFKSDGDNKINLTVLMPQAGLVDTHRHGIALYHSGLDFDGGNFIVKVDGDPGANSIDRRVGIAVSAGSNVDVKADNVLIEANEVALFFPATIGDYPNHPTAYDVVNTAKFDADTIIFRGSQGIMAGLSSNTFRTRNVVEFTGNTLIEAIVRGDETNIFGEIGGGRAIDVMATDITFNSNDTVRIIGENLTPLGIRPGYEHDYLGWIDGYWLRTVSLTDGSTLTSNADLSLSSDGGYYNTGLYVWKSQAQFNGKTEITLKNGVDTARAVYVYDGGTGTSKAEFNDDLSISLVDTQASYIAGIEAAAGGKVDVKKGLLLNDNSDIYWSLYSRGANSQIGVNTTAAGTVQVEGDIGAINGGAIDMTMNNQNSYLTAASYTSTSGSTSRGMVNLDISNQAVWNMTGNSSVTSLSLASQGRVNILSPDNNGSFKTLTVHGDYTGGGSLTINTALGGDDSETDKMMVEGNTSGITDLYVNNYNGTGGQTTNGIEVINVAGESDGIFQLAAGHRVVAGAYEYNVAKSGNNWYLVNTIPPVVIPPEPTPEPEPTPEPTPEPEPEEGGENIKVIRPETGAYIANLAAANSMFTTRLHDRLGETQYTDFLTGENKVTSLWLRQEGGHNRSRTQSGQSKTQTNRYVVQLGGDIAQWSSDGLDRLNLGVMAGYGYSHGNTNAKYSAYRSKNTVDGYALGLYGTWYANQADKSGLYVDSWVQYAWFDNSVKGDGLAEEKYDSKGWLASVETGYSFKLGEAERASYWLQPKAQLTWMGVHADKHYETNGTKVTGNGDNLSTRLGLRAYAQGHSALDDNTGRVFQPFVEVNWLYNSKNFGVTMNDTSDYQAGTRNIGELKVGIEGHLNKNLNMWGNVAQQIGDEGYSDTQAMIGVKYSF; encoded by the coding sequence TGACAGATCAGTTTTATACCAGCAGCATTAGTTCGATTACCAGTGGAAACCATACCGTTAACAATGGTGATGTCACTTTAGATGCTTCCGGCTATACCGGGGCGTTTGCCTATCAAAGGGCAATCATCAATACAATGAATGGCGCGGTTAATATTGGTATTGGCCAGGGCAACACATTAACTATAAAAGGTTTTAATAATAATTCCTCTCAGCAAAATTCTACGCTTTACGCTTACAAGAGAGCGCCAACTCTCAGTGGAACCATGACCTTTACCGGCGGTAACATTGTTGTCAGTAACGAAGTCACCAATAGTTATGCCAATGTTTATGGTCTGTTTGCCGATAATGAAGGGCAGTTTAGTTTTAAAAGTGATGGTGACAATAAGATCAACCTGACTGTATTAATGCCACAGGCTGGGCTGGTGGATACCCATCGTCATGGTATTGCACTCTATCATTCCGGGCTCGATTTTGATGGTGGAAATTTTATCGTCAAAGTGGATGGCGATCCTGGTGCGAATTCTATTGACCGGCGGGTTGGCATTGCGGTATCGGCGGGGAGCAATGTGGATGTCAAAGCCGATAACGTTTTGATTGAGGCAAATGAGGTGGCGTTATTCTTCCCGGCTACTATCGGAGATTATCCTAATCATCCAACGGCTTACGATGTGGTAAATACGGCAAAGTTTGATGCTGATACCATTATCTTTAGAGGTAGTCAGGGCATTATGGCCGGACTGTCGAGTAATACCTTCAGAACTCGAAATGTGGTTGAATTTACCGGTAATACGTTAATTGAAGCCATTGTGCGAGGCGATGAAACCAACATTTTTGGTGAAATCGGCGGAGGCCGGGCAATCGATGTTATGGCGACGGATATCACCTTTAACAGTAATGATACCGTCAGGATTATTGGTGAAAACTTAACGCCATTGGGTATTCGCCCTGGCTATGAACATGACTATTTAGGATGGATAGACGGTTACTGGCTTAGAACCGTTTCTCTTACCGATGGTTCAACGCTGACATCGAATGCTGACCTGTCATTAAGCAGTGACGGTGGTTACTACAATACCGGCCTGTATGTATGGAAAAGTCAGGCGCAATTTAACGGTAAAACCGAGATTACGCTTAAAAATGGTGTCGACACCGCAAGAGCGGTGTATGTCTATGACGGTGGTACAGGAACCAGTAAGGCAGAATTTAACGATGATTTAAGCATTTCTCTGGTTGATACTCAGGCATCTTATATTGCCGGAATTGAGGCCGCGGCAGGTGGTAAGGTCGATGTGAAAAAGGGCCTGCTGTTAAATGATAACAGCGATATTTATTGGTCACTTTATTCCCGGGGGGCAAATAGTCAGATTGGCGTAAATACCACCGCGGCAGGAACGGTGCAGGTGGAAGGAGATATTGGCGCGATAAATGGTGGCGCAATTGATATGACGATGAATAATCAAAATTCATATCTGACCGCGGCCAGCTACACCTCGACTTCTGGTTCAACCAGCAGAGGTATGGTTAATCTGGATATTTCCAATCAGGCAGTCTGGAACATGACCGGAAACTCCAGCGTAACCAGTCTTTCTTTAGCTTCGCAAGGTCGGGTTAATATTCTGTCTCCGGACAATAATGGCTCGTTTAAAACGTTAACGGTTCACGGTGATTATACCGGCGGCGGTTCCCTGACGATCAATACTGCATTAGGTGGTGATGATTCTGAAACCGATAAAATGATGGTGGAGGGAAATACTTCCGGCATTACCGATTTGTATGTTAACAACTACAACGGCACGGGTGGACAAACCACTAACGGCATCGAAGTGATTAATGTTGCCGGTGAATCGGATGGTATCTTTCAGTTGGCTGCCGGACATCGGGTAGTGGCGGGAGCTTATGAATATAATGTCGCCAAATCGGGTAACAACTGGTATCTGGTTAATACCATTCCACCGGTTGTGATTCCACCGGAACCAACTCCAGAACCAGAGCCAACGCCTGAACCAACACCGGAACCTGAGCCAGAGGAAGGTGGTGAGAATATCAAAGTTATTCGCCCTGAAACCGGTGCTTATATTGCCAACCTGGCGGCGGCAAACTCCATGTTTACTACCCGTTTGCACGATCGTTTAGGTGAAACCCAGTACACCGATTTCTTAACCGGTGAAAACAAAGTGACCAGTTTGTGGCTGCGTCAGGAAGGGGGGCATAACCGCAGCAGAACCCAGTCTGGCCAAAGCAAAACCCAAACTAACCGTTATGTGGTGCAACTGGGTGGCGATATTGCCCAGTGGAGCAGTGACGGACTTGATCGCCTGAATTTAGGGGTAATGGCGGGTTATGGCTACTCTCATGGTAATACCAATGCTAAATACAGTGCTTATCGTTCCAAAAACACCGTGGATGGTTATGCACTGGGTTTATACGGTACCTGGTATGCCAATCAGGCCGATAAGTCCGGACTGTATGTTGATAGCTGGGTTCAGTACGCCTGGTTTGATAACAGCGTGAAGGGCGATGGTCTGGCGGAAGAGAAGTATGACTCAAAAGGTTGGTTAGCCTCGGTGGAAACCGGTTACAGCTTTAAACTGGGTGAAGCTGAGCGTGCCAGCTACTGGTTACAGCCGAAAGCGCAGCTGACCTGGATGGGGGTGCATGCGGATAAGCATTATGAAACCAACGGTACCAAAGTTACCGGCAACGGCGATAACCTATCCACTCGTTTAGGTTTACGGGCTTATGCTCAGGGGCACAGTGCACTGGATGATAACACCGGTCGGGTATTCCAGCCGTTTGTGGAAGTCAACTGGCTGTACAACAGCAAAAACTTTGGCGTCACCATGAATGATACCTCTGACTATCAGGCCGGTACCCGCAATATCGGTGAGTTGAAGGTAGGTATTGAAGGACACTTAAACAAAAACCTGAATATGTGGGGCAACGTTGCTCAACAGATTGGTGATGAAGGCTATAGCGATACTCAGGCAATGATTGGGGTTAAGTATAGTTTCTAA